The Primulina huaijiensis isolate GDHJ02 chromosome 12, ASM1229523v2, whole genome shotgun sequence genome has a window encoding:
- the LOC140989362 gene encoding small ribosomal subunit protein eS10z-like, with protein MIIPEKNRREISKYLFQEGVCFAKKDYNLAKHPEIDVPNLQVIKLMQSFKSKEYVRETFAWMHYYWYLTNDGIEFLRTYLNLPSEIVPATLKKSAKPLGRPMGGPPGDRPRGPPRFEGDRPRFGDRDGYRAGPRGPPGEFGGDKGGAPADYQPAFRGSGGRPGFGRGSGGAPPS; from the exons ATG ATCATCCCGGAGAAGAACAGGAGAGAGATCTCAAAATACCTCTTCCAAG AGGGTGTGTGCTTTGCGAAGAAGGATTATAATCTCGCGAAGCATCCGGAAATTGATGTGCCCAATCTCCAGGTGATCAAGCTGATGCAGAGCTTCAAATCGAAGGAATATGTGCGTGAGACATTCGCGTGGATGCATTATTATTGGTACCTTACCAATGATGGCATTGAGTTCCTGCGCACGTACCTCAATCTGCCATCGGAGATCGTGCCTGCCACGCTGAAGAAGTCTGCCAAGCCCCTCGGCCGTCCAATGGGTGGTCCCCCTGGTGACCGTCCAcg TGGACCTCCAAGATTCGAGGGTGACAGGCCAAGATTTGGTGATAGAGATGGCTACCGCGCTGGGCCAAGAGGACCACCAGGTGAATTTGGCGGTGACAAGGGTGGAGCACCAGCTGATTACCAACCTGCCTTCAGG GGTTCTGGTGGACGTCCTGGTTTTGGTCGAGGTTCTGGTGGAGCACCTCCCAGTTGA